The following is a genomic window from Anopheles aquasalis chromosome 3, idAnoAquaMG_Q_19, whole genome shotgun sequence.
TGGTGGGCATGGAGGATGGAGCAGCGGGGGAGGTGGCAGCTATGGTGGAGGCCACGGAGGAGGTCTGAGCTCGGGatggagcagcggtggtggacgTAGCCTGGGCAGTGGATGGTCATCGGGTGGTCATGGAGGCGGCTGGTCCTCAGGAGGCGGTCTGAGCAAGGGCTGGTCTTCCGGTGGGCTCGGAGGTGGCTATGGAGGTGGCAGCTATGGAGGTGGCAGCTATGGAGGCGGCTATGGAGGTGGTCACGGAGGAGGTTGGTCGTCGGGTGGCAGCGGTATCAGCAAGGGGTGGTCTTCGTCCTCCAGTCTTGGCGGAGGATACGGTGGAAACGCTGGCCATGGAGGTGGCTGGTCGTCCGGAGGTGGCCTCAGCAAGGGCTGGTCATCCGGTGGAAGCGCTGGCTACGGAGGTGGCAGCTACGGAGGTGGCTGGTCCTCGGGAGGTAGCTCCGGTGGCTGGGGATCGAGCGGATGGTAAATGG
Proteins encoded in this region:
- the LOC126578805 gene encoding loricrin-like, which codes for MSCAKKMIKRSIVLSCLVAVVLATADLEGAESGWSGWKSGGGGGGGWSGGGGGGKKIIIVTSGGGGGGHGGWSSGGGGYGGGISKGWSSGGGGGYGGGGHGGWSSGGGGSYGGGHGGGLSSGWSSGGGRSLGSGWSSGGHGGGWSSGGGLSKGWSSGGLGGGYGGGSYGGGSYGGGYGGGHGGGWSSGGSGISKGWSSSSSLGGGYGGNAGHGGGWSSGGGLSKGWSSGGSAGYGGGSYGGGWSSGGSSGGWGSSGW